One Vibrio neonatus genomic window carries:
- the rlmH gene encoding 23S rRNA (pseudouridine(1915)-N(3))-methyltransferase RlmH, whose amino-acid sequence MKIQLVAVGTKMPKWVEEGFNEYKRRFPNDMPLELIEITAGKRGKNADIARILQKEGEAMLAAVPKGNRIVTLDIPGKPWDTPQLAQQLERWKLDARDVSILIGGPEGLAPACKAAAEQSWSLSPLTLPHPLVRVVMAESLYRAWSVNANHPYHRE is encoded by the coding sequence GTGAAAATCCAACTCGTTGCCGTTGGCACTAAAATGCCAAAATGGGTAGAAGAAGGCTTTAATGAGTACAAGCGTCGTTTTCCCAACGATATGCCTCTGGAACTGATTGAGATCACTGCTGGTAAACGAGGTAAAAACGCTGACATTGCGCGCATCTTACAAAAAGAAGGCGAAGCCATGTTGGCGGCAGTACCTAAAGGAAACCGAATTGTGACCTTAGATATTCCAGGCAAGCCTTGGGATACTCCGCAACTCGCACAACAGTTGGAGCGTTGGAAACTCGATGCTCGTGATGTTTCTATTCTTATCGGTGGACCAGAAGGTTTAGCGCCAGCGTGTAAAGCAGCCGCAGAACAAAGTTGGTCACTTTCCCCTTTAACACTCCCTCACCCTCTGGTGCGAGTGGTAATGGCCGAAAGCCTATACCGAGCTTGGAGCGTTAACGCGAACCACCCTTATCATCGTGAGTAA
- the rsfS gene encoding ribosome silencing factor: MQGKELKDFLADKADDIKAQQIVTLDVQGKSSVTDYMIICTGTSKRHVSSIAEHVASEAKKIGVEPLGMDGELEGEWVVVDMGSTMIHVMQEEHRELYQLEKLWG; this comes from the coding sequence TTGCAAGGCAAGGAATTAAAAGACTTTTTGGCTGATAAAGCAGACGATATAAAAGCACAACAAATCGTAACCCTAGACGTTCAAGGAAAATCTAGCGTGACTGATTACATGATTATCTGCACAGGCACCTCTAAGCGCCACGTTTCCTCCATTGCAGAGCATGTTGCCAGTGAAGCGAAAAAGATCGGCGTCGAACCTTTAGGTATGGATGGTGAACTTGAAGGCGAATGGGTTGTCGTAGATATGGGATCTACCATGATTCATGTGATGCAAGAAGAACACCGCGAACTTTATCAACTAGAAAAACTTTGGGGTTAA
- the holA gene encoding DNA polymerase III subunit delta, with translation MRIFADKLENTLQRELHPVYLVFGGEALLVQESQNQIEQSGKAQGFSETFRFAISAQTDWNEIFNACNSMSLFAEKKILQLELPESGTNQTISKELLNLQQMLNPDVILIVIGSKLTKAQENTKWFKALNANGLWVSCLTPDAQRLPQFVMQRCHKLGLKPDAEAVQMLAQWHEGNLLALSQSLEKLCLLYPDGVLTLIRIESALSRHNHFTAFNWIDAMLEGKAKRSQRILRELHGEGIEAVILLRTLQKELNTLMSYKQQLNQKSLQQVFDQYRVWNNKRPLYTAALNRHTARSLYSMVCTLAEAEYTAKTDYDTSVWPMLTQLTLDMSMSQNA, from the coding sequence ATGCGTATCTTTGCTGACAAACTAGAGAACACTTTACAAAGAGAGTTACACCCTGTGTATCTTGTGTTTGGTGGTGAAGCTCTTTTAGTGCAAGAGTCTCAAAATCAAATCGAACAAAGCGGCAAAGCACAAGGTTTTAGTGAAACCTTCCGCTTTGCCATTAGCGCGCAAACCGATTGGAATGAGATCTTTAATGCCTGTAACTCAATGAGTCTTTTTGCTGAAAAAAAGATTCTGCAACTTGAGCTACCAGAATCAGGCACTAATCAAACCATCAGTAAAGAGCTGCTGAATTTACAGCAAATGCTCAACCCTGACGTGATATTGATTGTCATCGGAAGCAAGCTCACCAAAGCGCAAGAAAACACCAAATGGTTCAAAGCACTCAATGCGAACGGCTTATGGGTCAGTTGCTTAACCCCTGACGCACAACGTTTACCGCAGTTTGTCATGCAGCGCTGCCATAAATTAGGGCTAAAACCCGACGCAGAAGCGGTGCAAATGCTGGCACAATGGCATGAAGGGAACCTTTTAGCCCTAAGTCAGAGCTTAGAGAAGCTTTGTTTACTCTATCCTGACGGAGTCTTGACGCTAATTCGTATAGAATCAGCCCTGAGCAGACATAACCACTTTACGGCGTTTAACTGGATTGACGCTATGCTTGAAGGAAAAGCCAAGCGTAGCCAGCGTATTTTGCGTGAATTACACGGTGAAGGTATCGAAGCGGTTATCTTACTGCGCACATTGCAAAAAGAGCTCAATACTTTAATGAGCTACAAGCAACAATTGAATCAAAAAAGTTTACAGCAAGTATTTGACCAATACCGCGTTTGGAACAACAAGCGCCCACTGTATACCGCAGCGCTTAATCGCCATACTGCACGCTCTTTGTATTCGATGGTCTGCACTCTAGCAGAAGCCGAATACACAGCAAAAACCGATTATGACACCAGCGTATGGCCAATGCTGACACAATTAACACTCGACATGAGTATGTCGCAAAACGCTTAA
- a CDS encoding LPS-assembly lipoprotein LptE: MQIARLPYLRLAIALLFASLLSGCGFHLRGNYLVPEEVGAMSLTSYDDYSRLTRDVTTELRNNDIDLVTPAANVTNLHLLSESISDRTLSLYQNSRAAEKEIKLVVTYRVIVPEVYSRTFTTQVSRSYLDNPLTALAKSVEQEMLENEMRKQASRQIIRQLARLRNSLDNEDSQQLEVNEEGMVVDPSLQKKDQISLEAEFEKSDPAPVKPQPSATDESKTDDSSSATETSATETATTDTTTTEAETPAAE, translated from the coding sequence ATTCAAATTGCACGCCTACCCTATTTACGTCTAGCTATTGCTCTACTGTTTGCATCACTACTCAGTGGGTGTGGTTTTCATTTACGTGGCAATTACCTAGTTCCTGAAGAAGTAGGTGCCATGTCCCTTACCAGTTACGACGATTATTCTCGATTAACCCGTGATGTCACCACTGAGCTCAGAAACAACGACATTGATCTTGTGACTCCTGCCGCCAATGTCACGAACCTGCACCTGTTATCAGAAAGCATCAGTGATCGCACACTTTCTCTATACCAAAACAGCCGCGCGGCCGAAAAAGAGATCAAACTGGTGGTCACTTACCGAGTTATTGTACCTGAAGTCTATTCTCGAACCTTTACGACTCAAGTAAGCCGCAGCTATCTAGATAACCCACTCACCGCTTTGGCAAAGTCGGTAGAGCAAGAAATGCTAGAAAATGAAATGCGTAAGCAAGCCTCTCGACAAATCATTCGACAGCTAGCACGTCTACGCAATAGCCTTGATAATGAAGATTCACAACAACTAGAAGTGAATGAAGAAGGTATGGTCGTTGACCCTTCTTTGCAGAAAAAAGATCAAATTTCATTAGAAGCTGAATTTGAGAAATCTGATCCTGCACCGGTTAAACCGCAACCAAGCGCAACCGACGAAAGTAAAACGGATGATTCATCTTCAGCTACTGAGACTAGCGCGACAGAAACAGCAACCACTGATACGACAACCACAGAGGCTGAAACGCCTGCTGCGGAGTAG
- the leuS gene encoding leucine--tRNA ligase, with product MQEQYNPQDIEQKVQQHWDSNKTFVVTEDSSKEKFYCLSMFPYPSGRLHMGHVRNYTIGDVVSRFQRLQGKNVMQPIGWDAFGLPAENAAVKNNTAPAPWTYENIEYMKNQLKLLGFGYDWNREFATCTPEYYRWEQEFFTKLYEKGLVYKKTSSVNWCPNDKTVLANEQVEDGCCWRCDTPVEQKKIPQWFIKITEYAQELLDDLDNLDGWPDMVKTMQRNWIGRSEGVELKFEVKGQQDLEVYTTRPDTLMGVTYVGIAAGHPLADIAAQTNPELAAFIDECRNTKVAEAELATMEKKGMATGLTAIHPLNGREVPVYVANFVLMDYGTGAVMAVPAHDQRDYEFATKYGLDIIPVIKPADGSELNISEEAYTEKGVLFDSGEFDGLEFQAAFDAIAAKLESEGKGTKTVNFRLRDWGVSRQRYWGAPIPMVTTEDGEVHPVPADQLPVILPEDVVMDGVTSPIKADLEWAKTTFNGEPALRETDTFDTFMESSWYYARYCSPQADDILDPEKANYWLPVDQYVGGIEHACMHLLYSRFFHKLLRDAGYVTSDEPFKQLLCQGMVLADAFYHTNEKGTKEWIAPTDVTVERDGKGRIEKAVDTQGRDVEHSGMIKMSKSKNNGIDPQEMVNKYGADTVRLFMMFASPADMTLEWQESGVEGANRFLKRVWKLVREHSAQGAAEAVDAKALSSEQKALRRDVHKTIAKVTDDVARRQTFNTAIAAIMELMNKLAKAPQASAQDRAILDEALKAVVTMLYPITPHISFEMWTALGGSDIDHAQWPTFDEKALVEDEKLIVVQVNGKLRAKLTVAADASKEQVEELGLNDENVVKFIEDKTVRKVIYVPGKLLNIVAN from the coding sequence ATGCAAGAACAATACAACCCGCAAGATATTGAACAGAAAGTTCAACAGCACTGGGACAGCAACAAAACGTTTGTTGTAACTGAAGACTCAAGCAAAGAAAAATTTTACTGTCTTTCAATGTTCCCTTACCCAAGTGGTCGTCTCCACATGGGCCATGTGCGTAACTACACCATTGGTGATGTAGTATCTCGTTTCCAACGCCTGCAAGGTAAAAACGTGATGCAGCCAATTGGTTGGGATGCTTTTGGTCTACCAGCAGAAAACGCTGCTGTTAAGAACAACACAGCTCCAGCGCCATGGACTTACGAAAACATTGAGTACATGAAAAACCAACTTAAGCTACTTGGCTTTGGTTATGACTGGAACCGTGAATTTGCCACTTGTACTCCAGAATACTACCGCTGGGAACAAGAGTTCTTCACTAAGCTGTACGAAAAAGGCCTAGTGTACAAGAAGACTTCATCTGTTAACTGGTGTCCAAACGATAAAACGGTTCTAGCAAACGAACAAGTTGAAGACGGCTGCTGCTGGCGTTGTGACACCCCTGTTGAACAGAAAAAAATCCCACAATGGTTTATTAAAATCACTGAGTACGCACAAGAGCTACTTGATGATCTAGACAACCTTGACGGTTGGCCTGACATGGTAAAAACCATGCAACGCAACTGGATTGGTCGCTCTGAAGGTGTTGAACTTAAATTTGAAGTTAAAGGTCAACAAGACTTAGAGGTGTACACCACTCGTCCTGACACTCTTATGGGTGTAACGTACGTGGGCATCGCAGCAGGTCACCCTCTGGCTGATATCGCTGCTCAAACTAACCCTGAGCTTGCCGCTTTCATTGATGAGTGTCGCAACACGAAAGTAGCCGAAGCTGAACTGGCGACAATGGAGAAGAAAGGTATGGCGACTGGCCTTACTGCTATTCACCCATTGAACGGCCGTGAAGTTCCAGTTTACGTGGCTAACTTTGTCCTAATGGATTACGGCACAGGCGCTGTAATGGCGGTTCCTGCACACGATCAACGTGACTACGAATTTGCTACTAAATACGGTCTAGACATCATCCCAGTGATCAAACCAGCCGATGGTTCTGAGCTTAATATCTCTGAAGAAGCTTACACTGAAAAAGGTGTACTGTTTGATTCAGGCGAATTTGACGGCCTTGAATTCCAAGCCGCATTTGATGCTATCGCAGCTAAACTAGAGTCAGAAGGTAAAGGCACTAAAACCGTTAACTTCCGTCTACGTGACTGGGGCGTATCTCGTCAACGTTACTGGGGTGCGCCAATCCCAATGGTCACTACAGAAGACGGTGAAGTTCACCCTGTTCCTGCTGATCAACTGCCAGTAATCCTGCCAGAAGATGTAGTAATGGACGGCGTAACTAGCCCAATTAAAGCTGATTTAGAATGGGCTAAAACCACATTCAATGGTGAACCTGCACTGCGTGAAACCGATACTTTTGATACCTTCATGGAATCATCTTGGTACTACGCACGTTACTGTTCACCACAAGCTGACGATATTCTAGATCCAGAAAAAGCCAACTACTGGCTACCTGTTGATCAATACGTTGGTGGTATCGAACACGCTTGTATGCACCTATTGTACTCGCGCTTCTTCCACAAACTATTGCGTGATGCGGGCTACGTCACTTCAGACGAACCGTTCAAGCAACTGCTTTGTCAAGGTATGGTATTGGCAGATGCTTTCTACCACACTAACGAAAAAGGCACTAAAGAGTGGATCGCACCCACTGATGTGACTGTTGAGCGTGACGGTAAAGGCCGCATTGAAAAAGCTGTAGATACGCAAGGCCGCGACGTTGAACACTCAGGCATGATCAAAATGTCTAAGTCGAAAAACAACGGTATCGACCCACAAGAGATGGTTAACAAATACGGCGCAGATACAGTACGTCTATTCATGATGTTTGCCTCTCCTGCTGACATGACTCTTGAGTGGCAAGAATCTGGCGTTGAAGGGGCTAACCGCTTCTTGAAACGTGTTTGGAAACTGGTTCGTGAGCACTCTGCACAAGGCGCAGCTGAAGCAGTAGACGCTAAAGCGCTTTCTTCTGAGCAAAAAGCACTGCGTCGTGATGTACACAAAACCATTGCTAAAGTGACCGATGACGTTGCACGTCGTCAAACCTTCAACACAGCGATTGCCGCTATCATGGAACTGATGAACAAACTGGCGAAAGCGCCACAAGCATCAGCTCAAGATCGCGCTATCCTAGACGAAGCACTTAAAGCGGTTGTGACTATGCTTTACCCAATCACTCCGCACATCAGCTTTGAAATGTGGACAGCATTAGGTGGCAGCGATATCGATCACGCGCAATGGCCAACCTTTGATGAAAAAGCGTTAGTAGAAGACGAAAAACTGATCGTTGTTCAAGTAAACGGTAAACTTCGCGCCAAACTAACCGTTGCTGCAGACGCATCAAAAGAGCAAGTTGAAGAACTGGGCCTAAACGATGAAAACGTGGTTAAATTCATTGAAGATAAAACTGTGCGTAAAGTGATCTACGTACCAGGTAAGTTGCTGAATATTGTAGCAAACTAA
- a CDS encoding zinc ribbon-containing protein, producing MPKRQLGYEKLLSNVVETLKNSPEEINNVIATSEKVVEAANDMTKDELALVSAYVKSDLQEFANSFEESKSGPFYLTIANTLWQSLSDITDKTKVEWVEFFKDLDHQGVYKSGELIGLGVLVCEKCGHKTTYNHPTEIIACTQCGHDEFTRLPLKP from the coding sequence ATGCCAAAACGCCAATTAGGATATGAAAAGTTATTGTCGAACGTTGTTGAAACTCTGAAAAACAGCCCAGAAGAAATTAACAACGTGATTGCCACTTCAGAGAAAGTTGTGGAAGCGGCCAATGACATGACAAAAGACGAACTCGCACTTGTTTCTGCCTATGTGAAATCGGATTTGCAAGAATTTGCCAACAGCTTTGAAGAAAGTAAATCAGGGCCTTTCTATCTCACCATCGCCAATACTCTTTGGCAATCACTTTCAGATATTACTGATAAAACCAAAGTTGAGTGGGTCGAGTTCTTTAAAGACTTAGATCATCAAGGTGTGTACAAAAGCGGTGAGTTGATTGGGCTTGGTGTGCTTGTGTGTGAAAAATGTGGGCATAAAACAACTTACAATCACCCCACTGAGATTATTGCGTGTACTCAGTGTGGGCACGATGAGTTCACTCGTTTGCCTCTGAAACCTTAG
- the lnt gene encoding apolipoprotein N-acyltransferase: MTHRLMRPLAAVFVGASTTLSFAPYNMWPLAYISPLLLFLLLSGQSWRYSALLGYLWGLGLFATGISWVHVSIDTFGGMPKIASVFLMSMLVGYLAIYSALFGALFTRFKANKNWFGALLVAPALWLICDWLRGWVFTGFPWLLLGYSQIDAPIAGLAPIAGVDFVSMIIVAISSSAALAIIRKDWKQLWVPVALFAVCTLSYFAHWVTPDNSRTQSVALIQGNVQQETKWLPSHRWPTIMMYMDHTRQNWDADIIIWPEAAIPAFEGEVTEFMKSLDKAARMNDSAVITGVLTQEGQQTYYNSVTTLGVTPSGDYDYVTQPHYYKHHLLPFGEFVPFEDFLRPLAPFFNLPMSSFNRGDYIQNNIVAHGAHMVVALCYEIIFGQQLRDNITNDTDYILTLSNDAWFGDSIGPLQHMAIARMRALEFGMPVIRSTNNGVTAVVNYKGKITAELPQFKEDVLRTSVVPTNGKTPYVQFGGLPLKVLVLVIMLIALFRMKHSKLK; this comes from the coding sequence ATGACTCATCGCCTAATGCGGCCGCTTGCGGCCGTTTTTGTTGGCGCTAGCACCACGCTTTCCTTTGCCCCTTATAACATGTGGCCTTTGGCATACATTAGCCCATTACTGCTGTTTTTATTACTCAGTGGTCAATCATGGCGCTATTCTGCCTTACTTGGCTACTTATGGGGACTTGGCCTTTTTGCCACAGGCATCAGTTGGGTTCACGTCAGCATAGATACCTTCGGTGGTATGCCAAAGATTGCCAGTGTATTCCTTATGAGTATGCTGGTCGGCTATTTGGCTATCTACTCAGCACTGTTCGGCGCACTATTTACTCGCTTTAAAGCCAACAAGAATTGGTTTGGCGCGTTATTAGTAGCCCCTGCCCTTTGGCTGATTTGTGATTGGTTGCGTGGTTGGGTCTTTACTGGTTTCCCATGGTTACTGTTAGGCTATAGCCAAATCGACGCGCCGATTGCAGGGCTTGCGCCTATTGCTGGGGTTGATTTTGTCAGCATGATCATTGTTGCTATATCCAGCAGTGCAGCACTGGCCATTATCCGCAAAGACTGGAAACAACTATGGGTGCCAGTGGCATTATTTGCAGTTTGTACTCTGAGTTATTTTGCACATTGGGTCACTCCTGATAACAGCCGCACTCAAAGCGTGGCGCTTATCCAAGGCAATGTTCAGCAAGAAACTAAATGGCTACCTAGTCATCGCTGGCCAACCATCATGATGTATATGGACCATACCCGCCAAAACTGGGATGCCGATATTATCATTTGGCCAGAAGCGGCGATTCCTGCTTTTGAAGGGGAAGTGACTGAGTTTATGAAGAGCCTAGATAAAGCCGCGCGTATGAATGATTCAGCGGTAATTACTGGGGTGTTAACTCAAGAAGGTCAGCAAACTTATTACAACAGTGTCACTACCCTAGGCGTAACGCCATCCGGTGACTATGACTATGTGACTCAGCCACACTACTACAAGCATCACTTATTACCGTTTGGTGAGTTTGTTCCTTTTGAAGATTTTCTAAGACCACTGGCACCGTTTTTTAATCTGCCAATGTCTTCTTTTAATCGTGGCGATTACATTCAAAATAATATCGTGGCACATGGCGCACATATGGTGGTCGCGCTGTGTTATGAAATCATCTTTGGTCAGCAGTTGCGAGACAACATCACCAATGATACGGATTACATCCTAACTCTATCAAATGATGCTTGGTTTGGTGACTCTATTGGCCCACTGCAACATATGGCAATAGCGCGTATGCGAGCCTTAGAATTTGGTATGCCAGTCATTCGCTCGACCAACAATGGCGTGACTGCGGTTGTGAATTACAAAGGCAAGATAACCGCTGAGCTTCCGCAGTTTAAAGAAGACGTATTGCGCACTAGCGTCGTACCGACAAATGGCAAAACGCCGTATGTTCAATTTGGTGGTCTACCACTGAAAGTATTGGTATTGGTGATTATGCTGATTGCACTGTTTAGAATGAAACACAGTAAGTTGAAATAG
- the corC gene encoding CNNM family magnesium/cobalt transport protein CorC (CorC(YbeX) belongs to the Cyclin M Mg2+ Exporter (CNNM) family, and was characterized as belonging to a set of three proteins, at least one of which must be present for CorA to function.): protein MNSEDNSPSKEGSKEKSEGPSRKSFFERLIHLFQVDPKDRQELVDVIRDSEENDLIDHDTRDMLEGVMEISEQRVRDIMIPRSQMVTVERTDDLDTLVNLITDAQHSRYPVISEDKDHVEGILLAKDLLKYLGSDSAPFDIEQVIRTAVVVPESKRVDRLLKEFREERYHMAIVVDEFGGVSGLLTIEDILEEIVGEIEDEFDDEEELEIRQLSKHTFAVKALTTIEEFNDTFGTTFSDEEVDTVGGLIMTQFGHLPSRGEIVEIDEYTFKVTAADNRRIIQLQVTVPDKVSEKDHSE from the coding sequence ATGAACAGCGAAGACAATTCGCCCTCTAAAGAGGGTTCAAAGGAAAAATCAGAAGGTCCGAGTAGGAAATCCTTCTTTGAACGTCTAATCCATCTTTTTCAAGTGGATCCTAAAGACCGTCAAGAACTCGTCGATGTCATCCGTGACTCCGAAGAAAACGATCTGATCGATCATGACACTAGAGATATGCTCGAAGGTGTTATGGAAATATCTGAACAAAGAGTTCGAGATATTATGATCCCTCGTTCACAAATGGTGACCGTTGAACGCACCGATGATCTTGATACCTTAGTCAATCTTATTACTGACGCACAGCACTCACGCTACCCAGTAATCAGCGAAGACAAAGACCATGTCGAAGGCATTTTACTGGCTAAAGATCTATTGAAATATCTTGGATCTGACAGTGCACCTTTCGACATTGAGCAGGTTATCCGTACTGCGGTTGTTGTCCCTGAAAGTAAACGTGTTGACCGCTTACTCAAAGAGTTCCGTGAAGAACGCTATCATATGGCGATTGTAGTAGACGAATTTGGTGGCGTATCAGGATTACTGACTATCGAAGATATTCTTGAAGAGATAGTCGGCGAGATTGAAGATGAATTTGACGATGAAGAAGAGCTAGAAATCCGTCAGCTAAGTAAACACACTTTTGCTGTCAAAGCCCTGACCACTATTGAAGAATTCAATGATACCTTTGGCACTACCTTCAGCGATGAAGAAGTGGATACTGTAGGTGGCTTGATTATGACCCAATTTGGTCATTTACCAAGCCGAGGCGAAATTGTCGAAATCGATGAGTACACCTTTAAGGTTACTGCTGCTGACAACCGTCGTATTATTCAACTCCAGGTTACTGTCCCAGACAAAGTGTCTGAAAAAGATCACAGCGAATAA
- the ybeY gene encoding rRNA maturation RNase YbeY, with the protein MAIYLDLQLAVEDDSQLPSEQDFQSWLEYTITQFQPDAELTIRIVEVEESHQLNHDYRGKDKPTNVLSFPFEAPPEVEINLLGDLVICKQVVEDEAVQQQKPLLAHWAHMAVHGSLHLLGYDHIQDDEAEEMESLETEIMQGLGFEDPYLAEKE; encoded by the coding sequence ATGGCCATTTATCTGGATCTACAATTGGCTGTCGAAGATGACAGTCAATTACCCTCAGAGCAAGATTTTCAATCTTGGCTCGAATACACGATTACCCAGTTTCAACCAGATGCTGAGCTAACCATACGTATTGTCGAAGTGGAAGAAAGCCACCAGCTTAACCACGATTATCGTGGCAAAGATAAACCAACAAACGTGTTATCTTTCCCATTTGAAGCACCTCCAGAAGTTGAAATTAATTTGCTTGGAGATCTTGTCATTTGCAAGCAAGTGGTTGAAGATGAAGCTGTTCAACAGCAAAAGCCACTGCTTGCACACTGGGCTCATATGGCGGTACATGGTAGTTTACACCTACTAGGCTACGACCATATCCAAGATGATGAAGCTGAGGAAATGGAGTCTTTAGAGACTGAAATTATGCAAGGATTAGGGTTTGAAGACCCTTATCTAGCAGAAAAAGAGTAA
- a CDS encoding PhoH family protein, producing MSNKIVTLEIDLEPANNHRLSSLCGPFDDNIKHLERRLGVEINYRGNHFSIVGQPHTASAALDIVKRLYVQTAPVRGNIPDIEPEQIHLEVKESGVLEQAAEAEFAHGKEVFIKTKKGVIKPRTPNQAQYLMNMVTHDITFGVGPAGTGKTYLAVAAAVDALERQEIRRILLTRPAVEAGEKLGFLPGDLSQKVDPYLRPLYDALFEMLGFERVEKLIERNVIEVAPLAYMRGRTLNDAFIILDESQNTTIEQMKMFLTRIGFNSRAVITGDVTQIDLPRGAKSGLRHAIEVLSDVNDISFNFFIADDVVRHPVVARIVNAYEKWEVQDQKEKKAIEQRRRQEREEREAKLVAEAAVHSQQQSQLVNK from the coding sequence TTGAGCAATAAAATTGTTACCCTAGAGATCGATCTAGAACCAGCAAACAACCACCGTCTTTCTAGCCTTTGTGGCCCTTTTGATGACAACATCAAACATCTAGAACGTCGTCTTGGCGTTGAAATCAACTATCGTGGCAACCACTTTTCTATCGTCGGCCAGCCTCATACCGCCTCTGCGGCGCTTGATATCGTCAAAAGACTTTATGTTCAAACGGCACCTGTTCGCGGCAATATCCCAGATATTGAACCAGAGCAAATCCACCTTGAAGTAAAAGAAAGTGGCGTATTAGAGCAAGCGGCCGAAGCCGAATTTGCCCACGGCAAAGAAGTGTTCATTAAAACGAAAAAAGGGGTGATTAAACCTCGCACGCCAAATCAGGCGCAGTATTTAATGAATATGGTCACTCACGACATCACCTTTGGTGTCGGCCCTGCCGGTACAGGTAAAACTTACCTAGCCGTTGCTGCAGCAGTAGATGCTCTTGAGCGTCAAGAAATCCGACGTATTTTGCTGACTCGCCCTGCGGTAGAAGCCGGTGAAAAACTGGGCTTCCTGCCAGGTGATTTAAGCCAAAAGGTCGACCCATATCTGCGCCCTCTTTACGATGCTTTATTTGAAATGCTCGGTTTTGAGCGTGTAGAAAAGCTGATTGAGCGTAACGTTATCGAAGTGGCACCACTGGCGTATATGCGTGGTCGTACATTAAATGATGCGTTCATTATTTTGGATGAAAGCCAAAACACCACCATTGAACAAATGAAGATGTTTTTGACTCGTATCGGCTTTAATTCTCGAGCCGTCATCACCGGAGATGTTACGCAAATCGATTTGCCTCGCGGGGCTAAATCAGGCCTGCGTCATGCTATCGAAGTGCTTTCTGATGTGAACGACATTAGCTTTAATTTCTTCATTGCCGATGATGTGGTTCGTCACCCTGTTGTGGCTCGCATTGTGAACGCATATGAAAAATGGGAAGTTCAAGATCAAAAAGAGAAAAAGGCAATCGAACAACGTCGTCGCCAAGAGCGTGAAGAACGAGAAGCTAAGCTCGTCGCTGAAGCGGCCGTTCATTCTCAGCAACAATCACAATTGGTAAATAAATAA